Proteins encoded together in one Sylvia atricapilla isolate bSylAtr1 chromosome 2, bSylAtr1.pri, whole genome shotgun sequence window:
- the KCTD12 gene encoding BTB/POZ domain-containing protein KCTD12 yields the protein MALADSARGLPNGGGVSPAAGSAAPGSGAAAAATGGWSSFPEIVELNVGGQVYVTRRCTVVSVRDSLLWRMFSQQQPSELPRDSKGRFFLDRDGFLFRYILDYLRDLQLVLPEHFPERSRLQREAEYFQLPDLARRLAQTRAVAARPAVLHRDGSVCAEEPPPPLLGYLEAEPLEGGGGAVASAPSPTASRSPSGGPLLTPSQSLDGAGGRRSGYITIGYRGSYTIGREAQADAKFRRVARITVCGKTALAKEVFGETLNESRDPDRPPERYTARYYLKFNFLEQAFDRLSEAGFRMAACSSTGTCAFAPEQGGPADDKIWTSYTEYVFCRD from the coding sequence ATGGCGCTGGCGGACAGCGCCCGCGGGCTGCCCAACGGCGGCGGCGTGTCGCCCGCGGCGGGGAGCGCGGCGCCGGGcagcggggcggccgcggcggcgaCGGGCGGCTGGTCGTCCTTCCCGGAGATCGTGGAGCTGAACGTGGGAGGGCAGGTGTACGTGACGCGGCGCTGCACCGTGGTCTCGGTGCGCGACTCGCTGCTCTGGCGCATGTTCTCGCAGCAGCAGCCCAGCGAGCTGCCCCGGGACAGCAAGGGCCGCTTCTTCCTCGACCGCGACGGCTTCCTCTTCCGCTACATCCTGGACTACCTGCGGgacctgcagctggtgctgcccGAGCACTTCCCCGAGCGCAGCCGCCTCCAGCGGGAGGCTGAGTACTTCCAGCTGCCCGACCTGGCTCGGCGCCTGGCGCAGACTCGGGCGGtcgccgcccgccccgccgtCCTGCACCGCGACGGCTCCGTCTGCGccgaggagccgccgccgccgctgctcgGCTACCTGGAGGCCGAGCCGCTGGaagggggcggcggggccgtggcCTCCGCCCCGTCGCCCACCGCCAGCCGCAGCCCCTCGGGCGGGCCGCTGCTCACGCCCTCGCAGTCGCTGGAtggggcgggcgggcggcgctcGGGCTACATCACCATCGGCTACCGGGGCTCCTACACCATCGGGCGGGAGGCGCAGGCCGATGCCAAATTCCGGCGGGTGGCCCGCATCACTGTGTGCGGAAAGACGGCCCTGGCCAAAGAGGTCTTCGGGGAGACCTTGAACGAGAGCCGCGACCCCGACCGCCCTCCCGAGCGCTACACTGCCCGCTACTACCTCAAGTTCAACTTCCTCGAGCAAGCCTTCGACCGACTCTCCGAGGCCGGCTTCCGCATGGCCGCCTGCTCCTCCACTGGCACCTGCGCCTTCGCCCCCGAGCAGGGCGGTCCCGCCGATGACAAGATCTGGACCAGCTACACCGAGTATGTTTTCTGCCGGGACTGA